The genomic segment AGAGACGCTTTCGCCCCATCATGCTCACAACCCTGACCACCTTCGGCGGCCTTGCCCCCATGATATTTGAAACATCCCGCCAGGCACGTTTTATGATTCCCATGGCCATCTCTTTGGGCTTTGGTATTCTTTTCGTAACAGCCATTGCCCTATGGCTGGTTCCCTGCTTTTTCATGTTAATCGAAGATGGCAGGGCACTCTCAGCCAAGATATTCGGGCCAAAACCAAAAAAGATCTCATCTGAGATGGAATAAGAGCTCGCTTGAAAATTGACACGTTCAATAATGGCGAGGTCCTGACTACGAGGCATATGATATGTACCACTGACTCTAAAAGCGGAGTCTGCACTTACCTGCGAGGATATTTTTTATTAAATTGAAATAAAAAAAGGACATTTTCAAGGCTCCCCACAGATATGTAAGGAGGGTACATTCAATGCCAGGCAGAACTCTTATTACCCTATTACTCTCTATTTTTATCGCCCTGCTCGGCATAGGGATTATTGTCCCCGTCATGCCCATCTATGCAGAGACTCTGGGCGCCGGTGGCTTTGCTCTGGGGATGATTATTGCCTCATTTTCGGTAAGCAGATGCATCCTCCAGCCAATCATAGGCAACCTCTCCGATAGCCTGGGACGAAAGAGATTTCTTATTGCCGGGCTTCTTATCTACGCCCTTGTCGGCCTGCTTATCCCCGAAGCAGAAAGTATCCAAAGCCTGATATTCATCCGCCTCCTCCACGGAATGGGTTCAGCCATGATTGTCCCCATCGCCATGGCCTATGTGAGTCAAATGGCTCCTTACGGCCATGAGGGCAGATATATGAGTTTTCTTAATATAGCTATTTTTTCTGGAATGGGCTGCGGACCAATCATCGGCGGTATATTCTTTGATACCCTCGGTTTTAAAGCAGTTTTTTATATGATGGCTGCCATGAGCTTTCTGGCTGCCATTCTCATCACCGCTAATCTCCCAAACAGAGAAGAAACTAAGAGCATAAAACTACAGGCAAGCCTCCTCTCTTCAATGAAAAGAATGGTCGCAAATAGACACACTCGGGGTGTCCTTATTACCCGCTACGCAACCATGACAGCCCTAGTCCCCTCCATGGCCTTTTTACCATTTATCATGACAGAATCAGGATACAGTAGCGGCACCTTGGTGGGTTTGGTCATTGCCTGTCGTACCCTGGTCAATGCCGCCCTGCAGTTTCCCTGTGGTAAACTGGCAGACAGGTACAATAAACTTACCCTGCTTTTTATTGGGGTATGGGTAATGGTCATTGCCACCAGCCTCATTCCCGAGGCTGAGAAGATCACCAGCTTTTTTCTCATCTACGCTTTACTTGGCTGTGGGGAGGCAATCGTCTGGCCGACCCTTGCCGCCTACGCCTCTCTGGATGGACGAGAAAACTATGGGCATGGGACGATGATGGGCGTTTTCAACCTGGCCATGAGTGGAGGGGTGTTCACCGGTGCCCTCCTAGCCGGCTACAGCATGGACAGCATTGGCCTCCGTTGGGCCTTTTATATTCCGGCCATTACCATCGCAACCATTGCAAGCCTTGGCATGGCCCTCATCTACAGGGCAGAGAGACAAAGAAGCGAAGCCCTTATCAGCACACAAGGAGACAAGGTTCACAAATAGGTTCTACAGGAAAAATGGAGAAAGAGAAGGAGAAAGAGAGAAAGGAGGATGGCTATTTTCTTGACAGATCCCTACTCGACGCCCCTGAATAGCTGCACCAAACGCCATCTTCCAGGAGCTGATAGGGCCTAAACGTATCCTTATAGTTCATGGCCTGCACATCTCTGATATAGAAGCCCAGATAGAGATAGATAATCCCCCGCTCTCGGCAAAAATCAATCAAACGCAGGACATTATAGGTGCCCAGACCACGGCCACTCTCCTCAGGATCAAAGAAAAAATAGACGGCATTCAGCCAGTGCTCTCCATGGTCGACAATGGCATTACCCAACAGACGCCCACCCTGACGAAACTCTAGCTGCTCCGTATGGGTCAGGCCATTTTCGAAGAAATCGGCATAGTACCTTTCGGCACTATTATCTGAAGGGTATCGATTCTGTAAAAACCGATCACAGAGATCAAGGTGCTCCTGACTCCGTACCAGAGGAAGAAAGGAGGCAGCTATATCATCGTTCTTTTTTCTATTTCTCTTTTGACTCCTGCTCGGAGAAAATTGCTCTACCTGAAGACGAATAGGCTGGCAGGCCGTACAGTGAGGACAGCGCATGGTATAGAGGCAGTTGCCGTTACGACGATAGCCTGCAGCCAAAAAGAGGCCGACAACATGCTCCTCCAAAGGGGCAAAAAAAGCCTGATGGAAAACTGCCTGCTGGGGCAGCCCATAGGGACAATCGGTCTCTACATCAACAAAAACTTGTTCCAGCTTTTCCTCGATACAAGAGAACTCTTCGGCTGCCCAAAGATCATAGGCAGACAGGGTTCCATTCAGACTTTTTTCTCTATTCATAATAAATTATATCCGCTTCCCGGCAAGAAAATATGCCTGCTACTCACATTGCCTCAAAACCTCTCCTGCAACAAAAACAAATAAATTTTGCCCTGGAATATTTTGCAAATTTCTCTCTAAACAACGCCCTGATCCAACATGGCATTAACAACCTTAACAAAGCCCGCAATATTAGCACCTGCAACATAATTTTGCCCATAATTATATTCCGAAGCAGCATCAACACAGGTAGAGTGAATAGAGTGCATTATCTGTTTAAGACGAGTATCCACCTCTTCCCGTGGCCAAGACATCCGTATGGTATTTTGTGACATCTCAAGACCGGAGACAGCAACACCACCGGCATTTGCCGCCTTGCTAGGACCATAAAGACAATTCGCATCATGAAAAACAGCAACCGCCTCAGGACTACTTGGCATATTGGCGCCTTCACTGATAAGAAACACACCATTTTTGACAAGGTTCTTTGCATCCTGCTCGTTAATCTCATTTTGAGTAGCACTAGGAAAAGCACAATCAGCAGAGTGATCCCAAAGAGGGTTATAGCCAAGAGTCGGGTCAATAGGTGTATAAACAGCCTGAGGATAGGTCTCAACATATTCAGCAACCCGGCCACGACGGATATTTTTTAACTGTTTGATCCAGCCAAGTTTATCACAGTCAATACCCTCCTCATCATATATATAGCCATCGGAATCAGAGATGGTGTGTACCTTGCCACCAAGATCAAGTATTTTTTCGATGGTAAACTGGGCCACATTACCAGAACCGGAGACAAGACAGCTCTTACCCTCTATGGTCTGGTCCCGGGTAGTCAGCATCTCGGAGGCAAAATAGACATTACCATAGCCCGTTGCCTCGGGACGAATAAGACTACCACCCCAGCCAAGACTCTTACCGGTAAGCACCCCGGTGAACTCATTCTTTATCTTTTTGTACATGCCAAAAAGATAACCAATTTCACGGGCGCCAACACCAATATCGCCCGCTGGCACATCGGTATTAGGACCGATATGGC from the Desulfotalea psychrophila LSv54 genome contains:
- a CDS encoding MFS transporter, producing the protein MPGRTLITLLLSIFIALLGIGIIVPVMPIYAETLGAGGFALGMIIASFSVSRCILQPIIGNLSDSLGRKRFLIAGLLIYALVGLLIPEAESIQSLIFIRLLHGMGSAMIVPIAMAYVSQMAPYGHEGRYMSFLNIAIFSGMGCGPIIGGIFFDTLGFKAVFYMMAAMSFLAAILITANLPNREETKSIKLQASLLSSMKRMVANRHTRGVLITRYATMTALVPSMAFLPFIMTESGYSSGTLVGLVIACRTLVNAALQFPCGKLADRYNKLTLLFIGVWVMVIATSLIPEAEKITSFFLIYALLGCGEAIVWPTLAAYASLDGRENYGHGTMMGVFNLAMSGGVFTGALLAGYSMDSIGLRWAFYIPAITIATIASLGMALIYRAERQRSEALISTQGDKVHK
- a CDS encoding arginyltransferase, which encodes MNREKSLNGTLSAYDLWAAEEFSCIEEKLEQVFVDVETDCPYGLPQQAVFHQAFFAPLEEHVVGLFLAAGYRRNGNCLYTMRCPHCTACQPIRLQVEQFSPSRSQKRNRKKNDDIAASFLPLVRSQEHLDLCDRFLQNRYPSDNSAERYYADFFENGLTHTEQLEFRQGGRLLGNAIVDHGEHWLNAVYFFFDPEESGRGLGTYNVLRLIDFCRERGIIYLYLGFYIRDVQAMNYKDTFRPYQLLEDGVWCSYSGASSRDLSRK
- the gdhA gene encoding NADP-specific glutamate dehydrogenase, giving the protein MDPIIQQLHAKDQDQHEFHQAVEEVLESVKPVLDRNLWYRQQGVWERLIEPERVIMFRVPWVDDEGNVRVNRGFRVEMNSALGPYKGGLRFHPSVNLSIIKFLAFEQTFKNSLTTLPMGGGKGGSDFNPKGCSDFEVMRFCHSFMLELYRHIGPNTDVPAGDIGVGAREIGYLFGMYKKIKNEFTGVLTGKSLGWGGSLIRPEATGYGNVYFASEMLTTRDQTIEGKSCLVSGSGNVAQFTIEKILDLGGKVHTISDSDGYIYDEEGIDCDKLGWIKQLKNIRRGRVAEYVETYPQAVYTPIDPTLGYNPLWDHSADCAFPSATQNEINEQDAKNLVKNGVFLISEGANMPSSPEAVAVFHDANCLYGPSKAANAGGVAVSGLEMSQNTIRMSWPREEVDTRLKQIMHSIHSTCVDAASEYNYGQNYVAGANIAGFVKVVNAMLDQGVV